In a genomic window of Hippoglossus stenolepis isolate QCI-W04-F060 chromosome 17, HSTE1.2, whole genome shotgun sequence:
- the LOC118124902 gene encoding lactose-binding lectin l-2-like → MILLLLLFALTLGAVSPSDGRAIQLQQGDCPMFWFSFNNRCYKYVATQMTYAKAELNCLSQGTNLVSIHSLEEHNFVQTLIENFDHANGKIWLGLSDLQEAGSWMWSDGCPARFFLWSSGEPTNYANEGCVDKNYHTDRKWNDRHCNDHIPSVCASRIMCPQ, encoded by the coding sequence atgatcctgctcctccttctgtTCGCCCTGACCCTGGGTGCTGTGTCTCCTTCAGATGGACGTGCGATCCAGCTGCAGCAAGGAGACTGTCCCATGTTCTGGTTCAGCTTCAACAACCGCTGCTACAAGTACGTGGCCACACAGATGACCTATGCTAAGGCAGAGCTCAACTGTTTGTCACAGGGAACCAACCTGGTGTCTATCCACAGTCTGGAAGAACATAATTTCGTCCAAACCCTGATTGAGAACTTTGACCATGCTAATGGAAAAATCTGGCTCGGACTCAGCGACCTccaagaagcaggcagctggatGTGGTCTGATGGTTGTCCGGCTCGTTTTTTCCTTTGGTCCTCAGGAGAGCCAACCAACTACGCAAATGAAGGCTGTGTTGACAAGAACTATCACACAGATAGGAAATGGAATGATCGACATTGTAATGACCATATTCCCTCTGTTTGTGCATCTCGCATTATGTGTCCTCAGTGA